Proteins found in one Candidatus Manganitrophaceae bacterium genomic segment:
- a CDS encoding response regulator produces the protein MAYRKDSRANILLVDDHPENLLALEAVLGLPNYNLVRARSGMEALRFLLKDDFSLILLDVAMPGLNGFETAALIRERPKCRNIPIIFITAVNRTEADAARGYAVGALDYIIKPFEPDMLRSKVAALVGTHPVRRRTDRAGSESKERARELETLERISGQRYKNLANAVPHIISIARPDGSIDFFNERWTTYTGLTFKESGGWGWKKAICPDDLAPFLDGWKTAVESRANYQTECRLRQQGGAYRWHLLMALPEKDEKGNVMAWLWTATDIDDQKRLEGSLRSLVAELEEKKSEAEAANRVKSRFVSNVSHELRTPLNAILGYTALLLDQHFGEVSPQQEEVLVSLRRNARDLTNLIENLLDLSRIEAGKIEIRSEPADLQQIISEVFEGLKHMLSQKKVVVRWKIDSGLPIIRSDPFRIRQILSNLLSNAFKFTEKGSVTFSAEGTAAPRGILISVKDSGIGMPKEALPTLFEPFKRVARRGGFHADGVGIGLTIVKESIELLGGTIKVQSQQGKGTTFTLFLPDRTEKGN, from the coding sequence ATGGCATATCGCAAGGACTCGCGGGCCAACATTCTGTTGGTGGATGATCACCCGGAAAATTTGTTGGCGTTGGAAGCGGTGCTGGGGCTGCCGAATTATAATCTGGTTCGGGCCCGCTCCGGGATGGAGGCGCTCCGCTTTCTGCTCAAGGATGATTTCAGCTTGATCCTACTGGACGTCGCCATGCCGGGCCTCAACGGATTTGAGACCGCCGCGTTGATTCGGGAGCGGCCGAAGTGCCGGAATATCCCGATTATTTTCATTACGGCGGTCAACCGAACCGAGGCCGATGCGGCAAGAGGGTATGCCGTCGGCGCGCTCGATTACATCATCAAGCCGTTTGAGCCCGACATGTTGCGGTCGAAAGTCGCAGCGCTGGTCGGGACCCATCCGGTGCGACGGCGGACCGACCGCGCAGGGAGCGAGTCGAAAGAGCGGGCGAGGGAGCTGGAGACGCTGGAGCGGATCAGCGGGCAGCGCTATAAGAACCTGGCCAACGCCGTTCCCCACATCATCTCGATTGCACGCCCGGATGGATCGATCGATTTCTTCAATGAACGGTGGACCACGTATACCGGTTTGACATTTAAAGAGAGCGGAGGGTGGGGATGGAAGAAAGCGATCTGTCCGGACGATCTCGCCCCTTTCCTCGACGGCTGGAAAACGGCGGTGGAGAGCCGGGCGAATTATCAGACGGAGTGTCGTCTCCGGCAGCAGGGGGGGGCGTACCGGTGGCATCTGCTCATGGCCCTTCCGGAGAAAGACGAGAAGGGGAATGTGATGGCCTGGCTTTGGACCGCAACCGATATCGATGATCAGAAGAGATTGGAAGGGTCGTTGCGAAGCTTGGTGGCCGAGCTGGAGGAGAAGAAGAGCGAAGCGGAGGCGGCCAATCGGGTTAAATCGCGCTTTGTCTCGAATGTGTCTCATGAGCTTCGGACCCCCTTGAATGCGATCCTCGGCTACACCGCCTTGCTGCTCGACCAGCACTTCGGCGAGGTCAGCCCGCAGCAGGAGGAGGTGCTCGTCTCACTGAGGCGGAACGCCCGCGATCTGACCAATTTAATAGAAAATTTACTCGACCTCTCTCGGATCGAAGCGGGGAAAATCGAAATTCGGTCCGAGCCGGCCGATCTTCAGCAGATTATCTCGGAGGTCTTTGAAGGCCTCAAGCATATGCTCTCGCAAAAAAAGGTTGTCGTCCGATGGAAAATCGACTCGGGACTTCCGATCATCCGAAGCGATCCGTTCCGGATTCGCCAGATCCTCTCCAACCTTCTTTCCAACGCCTTCAAGTTTACGGAGAAGGGCTCGGTCACCTTCTCCGCCGAGGGGACAGCCGCTCCCCGGGGAATTCTGATCTCGGTGAAGGACAGCGGGATCGGCATGCCGAAAGAGGCCCTTCCGACCCTCTTTGAGCCGTTCAAGCGGGTCGCCCGCCGCGGCGGTTTTCACGCCGACGGGGTCGGCATCGGTTTGACGATCGTGAAGGAGTCGATCGAGCTGCTCGGAGGAACGATCAAGGTTCAGAGTCAACAGGGGAAGGGGACGACCTTCACCCTCTTCTTGCCCGATCGGACTGAAAAGGGCAATTGA
- a CDS encoding CDGSH iron-sulfur domain-containing protein: MADPIIAQRGPYILEIEPGTYYWCRCGKSKAQPFCDSSHKGGEFSPLEVTIEQKKKVAFCGCKRTGNPPFCDGSHSKIK, encoded by the coding sequence ATGGCAGATCCAATCATCGCGCAACGGGGCCCCTATATTCTCGAGATCGAGCCGGGAACTTATTATTGGTGCCGCTGCGGAAAATCGAAGGCGCAGCCTTTTTGCGACAGCTCCCACAAGGGTGGGGAGTTCAGCCCGCTGGAAGTGACGATCGAGCAGAAGAAAAAGGTGGCCTTTTGCGGTTGTAAGCGGACCGGGAATCCTCCTTTCTGTGACGGCAGTCATTCCAAAATAAAATAA
- a CDS encoding Ig-like domain-containing protein produces the protein MSSKQGKRASQCWQYWIVHLLILILAACGGGGGASAPLGPSPAPELPIAPQAIPPVSTPSVIAPPPSLMPVSRAPSPPTLPPFRPLPESRVPSVAAVSPGNGATGVDLQTQIRVTFDKPIDLTTLTTATLIVAGPDQIGVPGSISYDPSSQTALFTPSRPLSPGTVYQGTLTRGIKDVFKNYFTIGYDWRFTTLDNEKDPPAPICPERTRPPYLAFVTPTSATVAWECTPEGTIEWGAAPNVAYRFDDLVGWRKHFVTLPGLLPNTRYVYRVSVGGRVLGEGSFQTAKGAGDNQFNFVAFADSGVKSSDQLALAALVKKLDPSFVIVPGDVVYEDGYDPEYDPRYFFPYQDLIRQIPFFPVAGDHDVVADDGATFLANFFHPTGKLYYEFHWGETDFFALDSTLTRYHKYDPGQLAWFQEAISQSAARWKIVYFHHPPYSSGLFGNLPNMKDFVPLFEKYHVDVVFTGHAHDYERTVPINGVTYFVTGGGGAYLTQSPGISPFTAHSQSVHHLISASMTSDALTLQALDENGVSFDSVVIQK, from the coding sequence ATGAGCAGCAAACAGGGTAAGCGCGCGTCGCAATGTTGGCAATATTGGATTGTCCACCTTCTCATCCTCATCCTCGCCGCCTGTGGCGGGGGCGGAGGGGCTTCGGCGCCTTTGGGACCCTCTCCCGCGCCGGAATTGCCGATCGCCCCTCAAGCGATTCCGCCGGTGTCCACCCCTTCAGTGATTGCGCCTCCCCCTTCGTTGATGCCGGTATCGCGGGCGCCATCACCGCCGACCCTTCCCCCCTTCCGGCCGCTGCCGGAGAGCCGGGTGCCGAGCGTCGCCGCCGTCAGCCCGGGAAATGGGGCGACGGGGGTCGATCTACAGACGCAGATCCGAGTGACCTTTGATAAACCGATCGACCTCACCACCCTCACGACCGCGACGCTGATCGTCGCGGGACCCGATCAGATCGGCGTGCCCGGATCGATCTCTTATGATCCATCAAGTCAAACGGCCCTTTTTACTCCGAGTCGTCCACTCTCTCCCGGAACGGTCTATCAGGGGACCCTGACCCGGGGGATAAAAGATGTTTTTAAAAATTATTTCACGATCGGATATGATTGGCGCTTTACCACGTTGGATAATGAGAAAGACCCTCCCGCGCCGATCTGCCCGGAGAGAACGCGCCCTCCCTATCTTGCTTTCGTCACGCCGACGTCGGCGACGGTGGCATGGGAGTGTACCCCGGAAGGGACGATCGAGTGGGGCGCGGCTCCGAACGTGGCCTACCGTTTCGACGATCTCGTCGGCTGGAGAAAACATTTCGTCACCCTTCCCGGTCTTCTTCCCAACACCCGTTATGTTTACCGTGTGAGCGTCGGCGGGAGAGTGCTCGGTGAAGGGAGCTTTCAGACGGCGAAGGGGGCGGGGGACAATCAGTTTAATTTTGTCGCTTTTGCAGACAGCGGCGTCAAATCGTCCGATCAACTGGCCTTGGCGGCGCTGGTGAAAAAGCTCGACCCCTCCTTCGTGATTGTCCCGGGCGATGTCGTCTATGAAGATGGATACGATCCGGAATACGATCCGCGCTATTTCTTCCCGTATCAAGATCTGATCCGACAGATCCCCTTTTTCCCCGTCGCGGGAGATCACGATGTCGTCGCCGATGACGGGGCGACCTTTCTAGCGAATTTCTTTCATCCGACCGGAAAGCTCTATTACGAATTCCATTGGGGAGAGACCGACTTCTTCGCGCTCGACTCCACCCTGACCCGGTATCACAAGTACGATCCAGGCCAGCTGGCCTGGTTTCAGGAGGCGATCTCCCAAAGTGCGGCCCGATGGAAGATCGTCTATTTCCACCATCCTCCCTATAGCAGCGGCCTCTTCGGGAACCTTCCCAATATGAAAGATTTTGTTCCGCTCTTCGAGAAATACCATGTCGATGTTGTTTTCACGGGACATGCCCACGACTACGAGCGGACCGTTCCAATCAACGGGGTGACCTATTTCGTGACCGGCGGCGGAGGGGCGTATCTCACCCAATCGCCGGGGATCAGCCCTTTCACGGCCCACTCCCAATCGGTTCATCATTTGATTTCGGCGTCGATGACCTCCGATGCGCTGACCCTGCAAGCGCTCGACGAAAACGGGGTCTCGTTCGATTCGGTGGTGATCCAAAAATAG
- a CDS encoding FAD-binding oxidoreductase codes for MSFDLKQLEAVLGKEKVLSDAPSITAYSIDASIYKVTPEAIAIIESATDLEQALRYARQHQVPLTARSGGTNLTGNAVGEGIILEFSRLNQIVEVDDPARWARVQPGIVFAELNRRLARRGWMFAPDPSSGDMCKLGGMLGNNAAGPHTLKYGATRNNVLELRVLLANGNWIDAKEYRLDDPALQRLLQENPFLQALIDLVRRNSELIQSKRPKVSKNSSGYDLFSLADGLARGVFPLHQLLIGSEGTLGLMLEAKIKLVPRPAETATALVYFDRLSEIGDAVNALLPLAPSALEMMDANSLNLVGRERFGIPKAAAAMLLVEFDASPRDKMKAVREQIGAFRLSAPMTEAFDSERQAELWRIRKAMYPTLYRYDAEKKPVNFADDVVVAAAQIPALIAYLDRLFAEKGVAVAIYGHIGDGNAHINPLLNLNDPADFQKMVTLSHEIHTTVIERFGGSLCGEHGDGRVRAEFVKDLYGPELYALFKEVKRLFDPEHLLNPGVKIVETPFTEGIDLARLAKPCATCGKCNSVCPVYDVVGEESNAARGWFHILTSPDYTYEKSARVVEACLNCKSCRTVCPAGIDVSELILKKREEHPNRTAGAIFAFQSKRRFFEPLLKLAAWTQPLWDHSVGRFLIEHLTRPILKGLAPTARIPAEMTLPRLARRHLRDRYPDLTRSDSPVAYFHGCAANYFDDGVGDAVIEFLKKKGIAVALPPQRCSGTPIQTYGWIDRVRENARFNIASLEKFEKVVTGCASCTLMLKDYPTLLTDPEEQASARRLAAKVVHISEIGASDLQADRSFSPQKKTRVTYHSSCHLRAAGVTKPPRELLRRHPNYEFVEMADADRCAGGAGTFCIKNPDQSAAVFERKRRAIEESGAEIVATSCPACMIQLKNGLKGKVEVKHIAEIMNEGAE; via the coding sequence ATGTCTTTCGATCTGAAGCAACTCGAGGCGGTCTTGGGGAAAGAGAAGGTCCTCTCCGATGCCCCGTCGATCACCGCCTACTCCATTGATGCCAGCATCTATAAGGTCACTCCGGAGGCGATTGCGATCATCGAATCGGCGACCGACCTGGAACAGGCCCTTCGGTATGCCCGGCAGCATCAGGTCCCCCTCACCGCTCGAAGCGGCGGGACCAATCTCACCGGAAATGCGGTAGGGGAGGGGATCATCCTTGAATTCTCCCGCCTCAACCAAATCGTAGAGGTCGACGATCCGGCCCGCTGGGCGCGGGTACAGCCGGGAATCGTCTTCGCCGAGTTGAACCGGCGGCTGGCGCGTCGGGGCTGGATGTTTGCCCCCGATCCGTCGAGCGGCGACATGTGCAAGCTCGGCGGAATGCTCGGGAACAACGCCGCCGGACCGCACACCCTGAAATATGGCGCGACACGGAACAATGTCCTGGAGCTCCGGGTCCTCCTCGCCAACGGGAACTGGATCGATGCGAAGGAGTACCGGCTCGACGATCCGGCCCTCCAACGGCTCCTTCAAGAGAATCCCTTTCTCCAAGCGCTCATCGATTTGGTCCGGCGAAACAGTGAATTGATCCAGTCGAAGCGCCCGAAGGTGTCGAAGAATTCGAGCGGTTATGATCTCTTCAGCTTGGCCGATGGATTGGCGCGCGGCGTTTTCCCGCTTCATCAACTTTTGATCGGAAGCGAGGGGACGCTCGGGTTGATGTTGGAAGCGAAGATCAAGCTCGTTCCGAGGCCCGCCGAGACGGCGACGGCGCTCGTCTACTTTGATCGCCTTTCCGAAATCGGGGATGCGGTCAACGCCCTCTTGCCGCTGGCGCCGAGCGCGCTCGAAATGATGGATGCCAACTCGCTGAACCTCGTCGGACGGGAGCGCTTTGGAATTCCGAAGGCCGCGGCGGCGATGCTCCTGGTGGAATTTGATGCGTCGCCCCGGGACAAGATGAAGGCGGTCCGGGAGCAGATCGGAGCATTTCGGTTGAGCGCTCCGATGACCGAGGCGTTCGATTCGGAGCGCCAGGCCGAGCTCTGGCGGATTCGTAAGGCGATGTATCCGACCCTCTACCGGTATGACGCCGAGAAGAAGCCGGTGAATTTTGCCGACGACGTCGTCGTCGCCGCCGCGCAGATCCCGGCGCTGATCGCCTACCTCGATCGGCTCTTCGCCGAGAAGGGGGTGGCGGTGGCGATCTACGGTCATATCGGCGACGGCAATGCCCACATCAATCCACTTTTAAATCTCAACGATCCGGCCGATTTCCAGAAGATGGTGACCCTTTCCCATGAGATTCATACCACGGTGATCGAACGGTTCGGCGGCTCGCTCTGCGGGGAGCATGGCGACGGACGGGTTCGAGCCGAGTTCGTGAAAGACCTTTATGGACCGGAGCTGTATGCCCTCTTCAAAGAGGTAAAGCGGCTCTTCGATCCGGAACATCTCCTCAACCCCGGCGTCAAGATCGTCGAGACGCCGTTTACGGAGGGGATCGACCTTGCGCGGCTCGCGAAGCCGTGCGCCACCTGCGGAAAGTGCAACTCGGTTTGTCCGGTCTACGATGTCGTCGGGGAAGAGTCCAATGCCGCACGGGGATGGTTCCACATCCTCACGTCGCCCGATTACACGTATGAAAAATCAGCCCGGGTGGTGGAGGCCTGTCTGAACTGTAAGTCCTGCCGGACCGTCTGTCCCGCCGGGATCGATGTCTCAGAGCTGATCTTGAAGAAACGGGAGGAGCATCCGAATCGGACGGCCGGAGCGATCTTTGCGTTTCAATCCAAACGCCGTTTCTTCGAGCCGCTGTTGAAGCTCGCCGCCTGGACGCAACCGCTATGGGATCATTCGGTCGGCCGATTTCTGATCGAGCATCTGACCCGGCCGATTTTGAAAGGGCTCGCTCCGACGGCGCGCATCCCGGCCGAGATGACCTTGCCGCGGCTGGCGCGCCGGCACCTGCGAGACCGTTATCCCGATCTCACCCGCTCCGACAGCCCGGTCGCCTATTTCCACGGCTGCGCGGCGAACTACTTCGACGACGGGGTCGGCGATGCCGTGATCGAGTTCTTAAAGAAGAAAGGGATTGCGGTCGCCCTGCCCCCCCAGCGCTGCTCCGGAACGCCGATCCAGACCTATGGCTGGATTGACCGCGTCCGCGAGAACGCCCGGTTTAATATCGCCTCATTGGAAAAGTTTGAGAAAGTGGTCACCGGCTGTGCCTCTTGTACGCTGATGCTGAAAGACTATCCGACGCTGCTGACCGATCCCGAGGAACAGGCGAGCGCACGGCGGCTGGCGGCCAAGGTGGTCCATATCTCTGAGATCGGAGCGAGCGATCTTCAGGCGGATCGCTCTTTTTCCCCTCAGAAGAAAACCCGGGTGACCTATCACTCCTCCTGTCACCTTCGCGCCGCGGGGGTGACCAAGCCGCCCCGAGAGCTGCTTCGTCGCCATCCGAATTATGAATTCGTCGAGATGGCCGATGCCGATCGCTGCGCCGGCGGCGCGGGGACCTTCTGCATCAAGAACCCCGACCAGTCGGCCGCCGTCTTCGAGCGGAAGCGCCGCGCGATCGAGGAGAGCGGCGCCGAGATCGTCGCCACCTCCTGTCCCGCCTGCATGATCCAGCTCAAGAACGGCCTGAAAGGAAAGGTCGAGGTGAAGCATATCGCCGAAATTATGAATGAGGGGGCTGAGTGA
- a CDS encoding DUF393 domain-containing protein has product MARLRPTLIYDAECRLCVSSKEWVERWDRRHQIRFLPFQNLEAKEQVPDLAGMACMDAMRFVDAEGKVTAGVDAFRKMLPLLPFGPLFSLLFYLPGVPWLAGKIYRHVAANRYRWFGAKS; this is encoded by the coding sequence ATGGCGCGATTGAGGCCGACTTTGATTTACGATGCCGAATGCCGGCTCTGTGTCTCGTCGAAGGAATGGGTCGAGCGGTGGGACCGGCGTCACCAGATTCGATTTCTTCCGTTCCAAAACCTGGAGGCAAAGGAGCAGGTGCCTGATTTGGCCGGAATGGCCTGCATGGATGCGATGCGCTTTGTCGATGCAGAAGGGAAGGTGACCGCCGGGGTCGACGCTTTTAGGAAAATGCTCCCTCTTCTTCCCTTCGGACCGCTCTTCTCCCTTCTTTTTTATCTTCCGGGTGTCCCTTGGCTCGCCGGGAAAATCTACCGCCACGTCGCTGCCAACCGCTACCGATGGTTCGGCGCGAAATCTTGA
- a CDS encoding DUF4091 domain-containing protein produces MKKKDANLTKATYAAFMIFFILHGAPTGADAMVVWTEHATAKIRDTALLTPPKPTQTSAVLKAAKNEFESFQLIVTADQADLSNVDVTVSDLTDGHGNTLSGRSVMLYKEVYIAVTTPSDIQGATGLWPDALIPKKDDYVGEVRNAFPFSVTKGNNQPVWIEFYIPPTAIAGVYSGKLTVTASGQNAVTVPIQLTIWNFALPSTATLKSAYSIDYHLVPIGHGLGAFINPAKPEHLQLIKLYAKANLLHRLTTDYLPAPEVLGGFLSNGKINWAAYDAAYGPLLNGTESLPSGKLPGARMTSYRMSIWGDELNIPFLQDIAQHFKDKGWFDRLFEYTVDEPKTADDWTFIQTRATALHQADPKLRSLVTTSVQAATANGVAGFIDLFAPTIRFMDNKPDGFAIGTTEPPGDVAGQPSTVGNQRARYGPEVWWYQACGSHGCNMIGGTAPDRAGYHTGWPTYMIDLPAMFNRVMQWMSFKYDIQGELYYDLVFAYDQGDAWVTQYYFGGNGDGTLYYPGSPDKIGGTHHIPIESIRLKLIREGMEDYEYLSLLQSLGDDAFAQQQLSRIVTNTYTFDKEPLDLYDAREKIALKILSDQKPNRPSAPANVQIH; encoded by the coding sequence ATGAAAAAGAAAGATGCGAACCTCACAAAAGCGACCTATGCGGCCTTCATGATTTTCTTTATTCTTCACGGGGCGCCGACCGGCGCCGATGCCATGGTGGTTTGGACCGAGCATGCCACCGCCAAGATCCGGGACACCGCCCTCCTCACCCCGCCGAAACCGACCCAGACATCGGCGGTCCTCAAAGCGGCAAAGAATGAGTTCGAATCGTTTCAATTGATCGTCACCGCCGATCAGGCCGATTTGTCCAATGTCGATGTAACGGTGAGCGATTTGACCGACGGACATGGGAATACCCTCTCCGGGCGATCGGTGATGCTCTACAAAGAGGTCTATATCGCGGTGACCACCCCTTCCGACATTCAAGGGGCGACCGGGCTGTGGCCTGATGCGCTTATACCAAAGAAGGATGACTATGTCGGCGAAGTCCGCAATGCCTTTCCTTTTTCGGTGACCAAGGGGAACAACCAACCGGTTTGGATTGAATTTTATATCCCTCCGACCGCGATTGCAGGGGTCTACTCCGGAAAGCTGACTGTCACGGCGTCCGGCCAAAACGCAGTGACCGTTCCCATTCAGCTGACCATCTGGAATTTCGCGCTCCCTTCGACCGCGACCCTGAAGTCGGCCTACTCCATCGACTACCACCTTGTTCCGATCGGCCACGGCCTCGGGGCGTTTATCAACCCGGCCAAACCGGAACATCTTCAGCTGATCAAGCTCTACGCAAAAGCCAATCTCCTGCACCGCCTGACCACCGATTATCTTCCGGCACCCGAGGTCCTCGGCGGCTTTCTTTCAAACGGGAAGATCAATTGGGCTGCCTATGATGCCGCCTATGGACCGCTGTTGAACGGCACTGAAAGCCTTCCGAGCGGAAAACTCCCCGGCGCGAGAATGACGAGCTATCGGATGTCGATCTGGGGCGATGAGCTGAATATCCCCTTCTTGCAAGATATTGCCCAGCACTTTAAAGACAAGGGATGGTTCGACCGCCTCTTCGAATATACCGTCGACGAACCGAAAACCGCCGACGACTGGACCTTCATCCAAACGCGCGCGACGGCGCTGCATCAGGCTGATCCGAAACTCCGCTCGCTGGTCACCACCAGCGTTCAGGCCGCGACCGCGAACGGCGTGGCCGGATTCATCGATCTGTTTGCCCCAACGATCCGATTCATGGACAACAAACCGGACGGCTTTGCGATCGGCACCACCGAGCCCCCTGGGGATGTGGCGGGGCAGCCGAGCACGGTCGGTAACCAGAGAGCAAGATACGGCCCGGAAGTTTGGTGGTACCAGGCGTGCGGCAGCCACGGCTGCAATATGATCGGGGGGACCGCCCCCGACCGGGCAGGATATCATACCGGCTGGCCCACTTATATGATTGACCTGCCGGCGATGTTCAACCGGGTGATGCAATGGATGAGCTTTAAATATGACATCCAAGGCGAGCTCTATTATGACTTGGTCTTTGCCTATGACCAGGGAGATGCATGGGTCACGCAATACTACTTCGGCGGCAATGGGGACGGCACCCTTTATTATCCCGGATCGCCGGACAAGATCGGCGGCACCCATCATATTCCGATCGAATCAATCCGATTGAAGCTGATTCGGGAGGGGATGGAAGACTACGAGTACCTGTCGCTTTTGCAGAGCCTCGGGGATGACGCTTTCGCCCAGCAACAGCTCTCCCGGATCGTCACCAACACCTACACCTTCGACAAAGAGCCGCTGGATCTCTATGATGCCCGGGAGAAAATCGCCTTGAAAATCCTCTCCGATCAAAAACCAAATCGGCCGTCGGCCCCGGCCAATGTTCAGATTCATTGA